AATGAGTTGAGAGCAGACTTGGAGAGAAATACGAGAAAAAGAACAGCCTTGTCAGTTGAAGAACAAGTCATGATTGCCCTTCGTTTTTATGGGAGTGGAAGCCAGCTGCAAGTGGTCGGAGATACTATGGGCTATGACAAGTCTACTGTGTCACGAGTAGTTAGAGATGTTACCGACGCCTTGGTAGATAGGAAAGACCAGTACATAAAATGGCCTACAGaaagacagaaaaatataaacaaacgtGTTTTTTATGAAAAAGCTGGGTTTCCTAATGTTATCGGATGTATAGATGGGACACACGTACATATACAAGCACCTACCGAAGATATACCTAGATAAAAGCAACGTTAACACGGATCTGAACGTTGTCTTTCgaaagaatttaaataaatgtttattgtaaAGTAAACTTGGcgtgtttaaatttatttaaaacgaGCACTTTTGGACATAagtaattattagtattgtcaaatcgtacactaTTGCCTGACCGGTTATTCGtataatcgttcgaccgattaaccggttaaccggtaatTTAAGTTGGTGTTTGAAAAGCTTTATATCTTTAGTACCCTACACATAGCTATAAGATGTGGTTTGGGTGTCAATGTGATAaccttccatccaagtcataaattTACGCTTGTTAAATTGATGTTTCTCCTTAAGCATTACAAAGCTTTTCTGTGCGGATTCATTGCGAAATttgacttttaatattcagaTACACCATATCACCTATGGCGTTTGTATCAATTTtagattgaaatataaaaaaaaccttcatgGTCCCGTAGAAAGGAATATGTCTGAAACCGATGATTTTTTCCGTTTCTCTTGTCTCCGAAATTAATGTGgagtgtttcaatttgaaatgattaagcATGTTACTCGTACTATTTCGTATACATTTAGTACATTCATATTGGTTtgcattttacaatattttatttaacattttgataaaagtatATCAAAGCCTTAGACTACGGAGGTTGCAAATTTAGAATTAGGTCTACAGgctattagataaaaaaaaataagtatatcGTAAAATTTAATCGTATAAACTGATTTAAAGTTACTGTTAAAATAACATGTACACTAATTATGTTTCATTAAGATCTTGTCCCAAGCTGAGCGACAAGTTCTAACTGATTGTTTGTTTTTCGGATTAACAATAGCAATGGATAGactggacaattgatctgtcaaattaaATACCGCgacaacaatttttaaataatcataactatttaatgatttcgatacaaatttatatcaaatctatttaaattagaaaaatatccggttaaccggttagcgtttttggtattcggtattctGTCGTTCgaccggttaaccgttgacaacactaacTAATTATGGTAGTACAGATTTTCCTAATGAAAGGCGTATTCCTTATTTCGCATAAattcaaactaattttaaatggaatataaattatcaaaagCAAACACTGATATCTAATTATTTCATAACATTATTAGTTTTTTCTATATAGGTTTTGAGATACATCGCAATAtgtgacccccctttttttaccaAAACACTCAATAACACTtaaccaaaattcaaaaacatcaCCAAACAGAATACAGCTGTTAAGAtttatataactaagaagtgagTAAAGTTTGATGCAATAATAATAAACCGTTTTTAAGAAATAGCGCGACATGTTACAAAAACACTCCTGTTTTACTCACAAATTCctgtaactcaaaaagatttaatttgattttcactaaaaCGTTTACTGATCGTTTGATAATTTTGAGAAATAACTGTGTTTAGTTTCATGAAAATTAGATAATCTGTTCTCAAATTaaggtgcgacatgtttacgctgaACAGACGGATAGACGGATAGatagacagacggacggacaaaaTGACTGAAAAAAAGAGGAACGAACGGATGGAAggacggacggatggacagaTGGGCGGCCAGACGGATGTATACAATAATATGTTCTGTCAAAACTGTGACGGGCGTGTAAAAAAcgtaaagaaatgaaaaaaaaacctcctaATTAAAGGTCAAGTTTTATAAGGATATCGGTTAAGTCTACTTATATGTATATCTTGTATTCCTTAtgatttttgctattttatatatttgaaaataatagatAGCAATTGATAAAAAGAACTTGAAATTAGTTATGTAAGGGCAATGCAATAACTCCTTTTAGAAGTAATGTGAGAATTTTGTAGTAAATGGACAAATGGTAGAGCTCAATTgtaattttagatttcaaaatttaagttaaacaattatatttaaagaaaatgtacGACGGTCGACCgatgccaagtgatgaaaaAATGACTTTTCCTGTggggtcaggtgagctaaaaacaacCAAGAATTCTTGACAAAATTGCACCGCACTAATCAAATGGCAGAGtcaaaggataaaacacatcaaacgaatggacaacaactgtcatattcctgacttgtaaATAGAACCTCCTATACATAGAaattcaaattaacagtaaagaTACAACTGAAAGTAATAACAAATACAGCCTATAGGATGGAATGTCTGTATACCATCGTTTTGTTTAATGCATCAATGATTACCTAAACAATTatgtttacaaagaaaatgaatCGACCCTGTAACCGTCAAAAGTCTTATACAAACATTTGTCTTTCCAATATTGTTTTATGGGTTTGAATTACTATTGCCTAATGGGGAAAAtctagtatcaattttaaaggaCTATCAAACATATGCATAGCCAGTAAATGTAGCAGATCGAACAATGTATACAATCTTTGGCTTTCTGCCTTTAGAAGTGATCTATCTGGGGGCATATCAATAGGTACTTGTATGCAGGATTGAAATACGTTATTACATGTGTCAATAGCGTTATGAAGTATGTACAACAATTATATGATGTAGAGGAACACAACCAACATTAAATCAAACATAATTGGTGATTATATGATTTCGtataacattttgtttgaacTGTGAAGTTTATGACTTTCGACCGATCTCAACTCGTGCATCAACCACTATCTCATTAAAAAATCTTCTGggtagaaatattttttctccttgaaaatgtatcttgtttttttttaatatacaatgtatatatccAGTTGGTATCGTTGTACATATTCTTAGACctgtagatttttttctttttgtgcaGCCTCACACTCTCTTCTATATTATCTTTTAGGGATCCTGCATTTTCTTTTAAGCACCGTTATTGGTCTTTTTCGTAATGGCTACATTTTATTGGTGAATGAAGCCAAagtgcccggagaaaaccaTGGTCCTTCGAAAGTAAAACTGACATTCATAGTCAATGAAGATTGAAGTCGAGTCCACCTGCACAGCGGGGGCTCGAACTCACAACCTAGTGATTACACTAGTAGTAACTACTTATACCACTCGCCCGCCGAGGCACCATTGTCTTTAAATACCCTAAATGGAAACTTGACGCATGATACATCATTACATGGCGATACATGAATGCTATTGattctaataaatgtttaaaaaatcaatctGTACTGTTATAAAGATATAGCTCTCTGTGTAAACAGTGTTCAAACACAATTGTAGCTTTACGTTTTGGGTTAACTGTTCCTTCAGGAAACCTTGTCTGAAAAGTCTCTGAATTTGAAACTTCTTTTGTCATAAAGGTTAAAACATCCATTACATCGATgcgatttgttttcttttgaatgCGAAGTTGTTCTTTCATCGCTTTATGTAGAGAAATGAGCATCCAACCACCTTTATCGTCTCTTCCGTACGATTGTTTTTCTGAAATAATTGAAGAGAAAATTAATGACCcattaaaatactaaaataagtaTGTATCATTCAAAAGCAGAAGCATAATAATTGCTTTttcctgttgttcctttgttttcatCCGATAGTGATGtatttcctcggttttagtttgtaacccgcatttgttttcttttaatcaatttatgacttttgaacacggTGTCGGACTactgttgttttaatttttctgttcaATAATAATGCTCAAGTTACAATACAGTGGAACACTATAATGCCATTTTACCCTATAAAGAGTACAAGGATTTACCTGCCCAAAGTTAGCAACATGGCTAACTTTTCTTAGTCAATCCATTAAACCGTCTTCTCAGGTTTTGTCAGTGACTATTGACTTCTAAATGTGTATTGTAAATCTTGTTAATTGCAATTACATAACTTTAATTACCAATTTCGATCCTCTTTATTGAAGCAGAAAAGGCAAGATTTGGTATTTTAGTAACATGCATGTAATTGataaatcatgtatatattttttttatttgttgaactATTAATGACATTAATGTTACCTGAAGCTGATGAATACACCACTAACACATCATCACTACACGGTGGGTATATAACACGCATCATATCCTTAGATTTATCTGTGCTCCAACCAATCATTTCACCCAGTTTATGGAGGATATTTGCTTCTACAATGTCCTCTTTTTGAGATAGGTTTCCAGGGGTAACACTGGCACaagatttgatttttgttgGAAACAAAGAGTTTGAGAGTCTATTTACTTTGTCTGCATGATCTGAAATAATGCTTGggttattttcttttacagcAATATTAACTGGTAAAACATGTCCTTTGTCTATACAAGATTCATTCGCGGTTTTATCCATCTTTGTCCGACACGCCTGCAAAATAACAACATGTATTAACCTTTGACCATTCCTGATGCAGGTACATCAAGACGAACGCTTTGAACGCATGAAATTTATTTAACGTTTTTTAGTCAAGAACTGCGAATTCAATTTTAAGACACTATTTAATATACACAATGGACTAGCCTATGAGATTAGGCTGATTATTAACGGAAGAGgtctttgtcttttttgtttatattcaatGGGTTTTGTATCGAAGAAAAcgatcaaaatacaaaattttcttttgatattcaatttgttttgttgtctACAATTGTTTCTAAATCTTTCTTGAAGTTAACCATCATACTACAAACCTGGATGAAAAGCATCTTCGGTTTATCTTGCAAGGCTTCTGTTCCTGTGATTGTTTCTATAATACTTTTTGTTGTCACTGTATCTTCATCCACTCCACATATACAATGATCTCTGTAATACAACCCAGGTGTCTTCATAGTTCTTGGTTTTTCGATACCATGGCTTGCAAGAACACACGCAAAGCAATCTGATTGTTGATGAAATTCAGTTTGTTTGCAGGCtgataacaataaataaaaaatgtgttatcGAATGTCAAGATATTCAATTTTCCCTCTCTTTCTCGTACATAGTGCTAGTGGTTAGCTTGTAAGTTGTAGAAAGAACGAATTTAGGTAAGCTTTTATTTTGTCTATATTTTTACTATgacatcattatattttttttcactgcattatttattagtatataaagttttatattcttatttcGCGATTGCCGCAAGTATGGATGTCTGGTCTGCAACAATCCATTTACCGagatattttctgaaataaattgTAACTACTGAGATTTTACTGGGAATAACTGGTTAATACCGCGACATAACCGAAAATGAGCGGTAATAATAAAACTTATTACTATCCTTATGTGAAGTGTTGTGAGTATAATTTGAAGATTCCTacttaaattatcaaattttgtacTTCATGGATTTTTAATATGAAGATGGAAACCCAccataaaatagttaaaaaaaccAGAAACAAAACATCATTTATCGTCGagttatatcatttttatgaaAGTCTTAAAGTTGAATGATAATCAGATAGAGAATTTCATTATGCCCTGCCTATCACTTCAAAGTTAAGATGTTCCAACTTACCTATTTCCATAaccaaatttatttgttttgctgtCAAATCTTTGAAAGTTAAAACTGTGAACTTTAGATTCTTCCCAAATGTTTCTTGCATCAATCTTATTTCGTCATCACAGTATTTCCGAcaggtaaatgttttgaaattttcgtTGCTTATTATTAAAGCTAGGCCCCTGAACCTTTTGCTACAATCATATTCGTTTTCATCAGATGGTATCGTAGGTTTTGATTTGGAAGATGCTGTTTTCAGGAcactaaaatataattttgtaagtAAGATAAAGTTAGATAAGGTCATGTGACAATTCTTAATCCAAACGTTACATATTTCAAGATCAAATTTCATCAGGTGCGCCTGATACTAAAATTTGAAgtagtaaaaatttaaatcacaaaaatacttaactccgaggaaagttcaaaacgggaagtccctaatcaaatggcaaaatcaaatgataaaacacatcaaacgaatagacagCAACTGCACATAACATTCTTTAAGCACACAAACCCGATGgcctaaaaaaaaaccagctaaAATAACTTTTGCATAACTCCATTAAAATTATTCGTGCACCGACATCTTACACTCAACGTAAACAAGAAACGATCACGTGACCATGAAGAATCTAGTAGGCTGACGTGCtttcacaatatataaaaaaaaatatgttttactgtagaAGACGttgaaaataatgtaaaaagcAGGATGATTATTTTCTTCCATgaaaccatttttatttttgctcaACATCTatagacaaatttaaaaaaatggtcgTCAGATGTGAattctttttaatatctttaaaaaatgattcACGTactattgttgattttttttttataccaccGCATGAACTGATTATACTATTTTATTGCATTTGTATGAATTTGGCTTAATATTGTAAATTATCGTATTAGCTTAtaatcatatacattgtatatacctAGCAAAAATGTCTATCACATCTTGTTTACTTccaactgaaatataaaaaaaaaatgttaattgtcATAATTATGAAAGTAAATATAATGTATCACCACTGACATTTGGAAGGGATTTCAACGTCATAAAAATCCGAAAATCTTGTTAATTTGAGTCGTTCGTGTCATGTATTTGAATCGAAATTTAAGTTTAACTTCTGTTATCACTAAATTAATAACTGCATATATGGggtaaatatgaaaatagaagatgtggtatgattgtacAAGAGTCTGTTAGTCAGCATACGAAATgcagtaaataaaaacaaatgtccaCCAAGAGGTCATTATATGGTCTTTGTGGTATTGGCTTTAATTGCACAATCCGGTTTGCATTTGTcggatataaataaaaaggatatacGTACATGTAACTTGTTTTCCTTAACTGCGAGTTGTTTCAAATtggtaaaattattattaatttttgtgtaTGTTATCGTTAGTACCATTATCTTTTGAGTAATGTACTTTTTCAATACCGATTGTCACAGAATGTTCTTTGGTAATTCGAACGTTTCAAAGGTCCTATGAattcagaggcggatttaggggggggggggggtcagttatgaaaatatctggatccgccactgatgatcgacccaaaaaaaataaaaaaaaaaataaggggagggttgagatataaaaattatagtaTAGTAACTATAGTTGTGCCATTAAGTAGTTGTTGGATgtcatatctataaatactagtattttttctctcaattaGATTACTTCAAATTGATTACATATCTAGCATtgtttctatttgttttattgacacTGAATTATTTAGAGCTTGACATTTGGTACAGTCACATAATTTTTGTTGAAGACTGTGTGTATTTTGTCATGTGGTCGTCGTCACAATGACATTATCATATACACATTTCTTTTGTTTGGAAAATTTGTCAATATAGACGATTGATAcaagtttattatttattcataaGTTGCCTTGGAAACCGGAAACGTGATTTCTATAAATACATACTGGTATAACTGTGTTGGTAAATAAAGCTATACATAAATTACATGAACACATACTAAACAAGTACACATGTGTGAACAAAATACAATTTACTTATTcagttatcttttttaaatcattctGTATAACATTAAGCTAGCTTTACATTTTAACCCTTGCAAGGTTATTGTAATGAAAtggagcatttttttttattttcagcctAATGCAATTTAGCagtacaatattttatttttagatagaACATCTGTTAACATTATCgatcgatatatatatatatattcatcatcatttataattgtataaattcaagatacatatagaatattttgtaatacaTACCTTCCTTCCCTGTGTATACGTTTAACGCCATAAcacagaaaaacaattattaagtTCACGGTATAATGGTTATGAATTTAATACACACCGGAAGATACTATAACTATGTGTATTGGATCGTTTATTCGTGTTATATAGTCAACTGCTGGCTAAAATAAGACCGTTgtcattttgaattaaaaattgattattgtAACTTTACATTTCtaatattatagaaaaaatatttgacaagtGCATTTGCGTAATTGCTTGTTATCAAATGTGCAATCAGTgcatatttacaaaacaaatgacaagcgtttatcatgtttatatttaggTTTCACACAAAGGTCCATGACATTTAAATAAAGCAAAAGGATTAAGTTACATATTTTATGAATAGACTACCGACATGtcttataatattgtttatatttatactgTGAATGAAACGAAAAAATATTCTCATGTaaataagactttttttttatatcagttgCTTCACTTGTTTCAATGTGTTGACGGAGTTGATATTaaactttaaacatttcaataCAAGACAAGCTAAGACAGAGAGAGTATGAAAAGAGGACGAATCCTTTCCATTATTACCTGGCTGATAGttattatatcaattaaatacaTTATATCAATCTCAATGGGACACACCGTACATTGTGTATAACATTGACCCAAAAAGTGAGAAAAACTGCAATGTGAGATTTATAAGAATGCCAATATTATATATGACCGACAGCATATGATGACCCCtcaaataagatctacaaaaatgcCAATAAGATTGGACAGTCTATATGATAACCCCTcaaaataaaatctacaaaaatgccAATAAGATCGACATCATAAATGATGACCCCTCAAAGAAGATCTACAAGAATACCAATAATAATGGAATCCTTTCCATGATTACCTGACTGATAGTtgttatatcaattaaatactTTATATTAATCTCAACGGGATACACCAAACGGTGTGTATAACATCGACCCAgaaagcgaaaaaaaaacagtaatgtGAGATCATTATATTAATCTCAATGGGATACACCATACATTGTGTATAACATTGACCAAAAAAGTGAGAAAAACAGCAATGTGAGATCTATAAGAATGCCAATATTATATATGACCGACAGCATATGATGACTCCtcaaataagatctacaaaaatgacaataagATTGGACAGTCTATATGATAACCCctcaaaataagatctacaaaaatgcCAATAAGATCGACATCATAAATGATGACCCCTCAAAGAAGATCTACAAGAATACCAATAATAATGGAATCCTTTCCATGATTACCTGACTGATAGTtgttatatcaattaaatactTTATATTATTCTCAACGGGATACACCAAACAGTGTGTATAACATCGACCCAGAAAGCGAAAACAAAACAGTAATGTGAGATCTATAAGAATGCCAATATTATATATGACCGACAGCATATGATGACCCCtcaaataagatctacaaaaatgtcaataagATTGGACAGTCTATATGATAACCCctcaaaataagatctacaaaaatgcCAATAAGATCGACAGTATATATGATGACCCCTCAAAGAAGATCTACAAAAATGCCTATAAGATGGACAGTATATATGATGACCCCTCAAAGAAGATCTACAAACATGCCAATAAGATCGACAGTATATATGATGACCCCTCAAAGAAGATCTACAAGAATGCCAATAAAATCGACAG
This is a stretch of genomic DNA from Mytilus trossulus isolate FHL-02 chromosome 6, PNRI_Mtr1.1.1.hap1, whole genome shotgun sequence. It encodes these proteins:
- the LOC134722459 gene encoding putative nuclease HARBI1 translates to MAAIAMLYLPGVRRENHYRGFNPLTKDFSDEELRQRYRFGRESIEFIANELRADLERNTRKRTALSVEEQVMIALRFYGSGSQLQVVGDTMGYDKSTVSRVVRDVTDALVDRKDQYIKWPTERQKNINKRVFYEKAGFPNVIGCIDGTHVHIQAPTEDIPR
- the LOC134721011 gene encoding uncharacterized protein LOC134721011 isoform X2 — its product is MQETFGKNLKFTVLTFKDLTAKQINLVMEIACKQTEFHQQSDCFACVLASHGIEKPRTMKTPGLYYRDHCICGVDEDTVTTKSIIETITGTEALQDKPKMLFIQACRTKMDKTANESCIDKGHVLPVNIAVKENNPSIISDHADKVNRLSNSLFPTKIKSCASVTPGNLSQKEDIVEANILHKLGEMIGWSTDKSKDMMRVIYPPCSDDVLVVYSSASEKQSYGRDDKGGWMLISLHKAMKEQLRIQKKTNRIDVMDVLTFMTKEVSNSETFQTRFPEGTVNPKRKATIVFEHCLHRELYLYNSTD
- the LOC134721011 gene encoding uncharacterized protein LOC134721011 isoform X1; translated protein: MALNVYTGKEVGSKQDVIDIFASVLKTASSKSKPTIPSDENEYDCSKRFRGLALIISNENFKTFTCRKYCDDEIRLMQETFGKNLKFTVLTFKDLTAKQINLVMEIACKQTEFHQQSDCFACVLASHGIEKPRTMKTPGLYYRDHCICGVDEDTVTTKSIIETITGTEALQDKPKMLFIQACRTKMDKTANESCIDKGHVLPVNIAVKENNPSIISDHADKVNRLSNSLFPTKIKSCASVTPGNLSQKEDIVEANILHKLGEMIGWSTDKSKDMMRVIYPPCSDDVLVVYSSASEKQSYGRDDKGGWMLISLHKAMKEQLRIQKKTNRIDVMDVLTFMTKEVSNSETFQTRFPEGTVNPKRKATIVFEHCLHRELYLYNSTD